One part of the Rutidosis leptorrhynchoides isolate AG116_Rl617_1_P2 chromosome 1, CSIRO_AGI_Rlap_v1, whole genome shotgun sequence genome encodes these proteins:
- the LOC139888826 gene encoding uncharacterized protein: MDRVLRRSSRNNQSKLKETNSSNEELINKRKQPLGDFEVDINGSNPGNSSTAKRIEKQDKSTSSRYSLDEDLIVQIMQVLGEHNPLVKTFWMARERFKDDPDMQLKIKLIGRRTKFARNYNLPTVDEVAALIVGDINVSSFDERDILIESHVEGLKRISELHPEYLALQYPLLFIYAEDGYRADILHRDVDVYEHTTWKKKRVTMREFFAYKLQERAVPTLVHLGRKLYQQFVVDAYTMIEAERISYIRKNQNILRADTFTNIMNASLSGNAVNSMMGNMIKLPFSFTGSARYMIENYRDAMALCRVFGYPDLFLTFTCNPKCPEITRELDGTGFKPEDKYALCARMFKMKLDQLMKDIRKKKIFGTLKAEVYTVEFQKRGLPHAHICLFLDERSKMPQLEDVDKYICAEIPDEINKPELYQLVSDLMIHGPCGDKNPSCQCTDTETKKCTKRFPKPFSDVTKTDQDGYPIYRIRNDGRTVRKQGHDLDNSCVVPYNPQLLKMYQAHLNVEWCNQIGSIRYLFKYINKAMWRIFSFDIHHHRPSVIRLLFHFEGEHQIIFDEDEVIEQVLEKPSVNTSMFLEWMKCNGCNQQARQLTYVDFPTKFIWDKDNRVWKLRKRKTGAIGRIHHVSPAAGPTSYEEIRTVNGILFDNFKDACYHLGLLDDDNEYTEAIKEAFFGEGTKIGIELLKDLTLQEIERLLQRNSSSLRNFSSMPFTYYNTRNISENHLIIDELSYDKSTLEVEHADFITKLTTEQKDAYDRIIKAVDEGTGAVFFLYSYGGTGKTFLWKTLTAALRSKGEIVLNVATSGIAALLLSGGRTAHSRFRIPLQPTDESFCTIKSDSNLAELIRRAKLIIWDEAPMVNKMCVEALDWSFRDICRQINPHSIAWILYLGVKLLCLVVIFDKFYRSFKRVQDKI; this comes from the exons atggataggGTTTTGAGAAGATCATCACGTAACAATCAATCAAAACTAAAAGAAACAAATAGTAGTAACGAAGAACTTATCAACAAGAGAAAACAACCATTAGGGGATTTTGAGGTTGATATTAATGGATCAAATCCAG GAAACTCCTCCACTGCAAAGAGAATT GAAAAACAAGACAAGTCAACGTCTTCACGTTATTCACTAGACGAGGATCTCATTGTTCAAATAATGCAAGTTCTCGGTGAACATAATCCTCTGGTCAAGACTTTTTGGATGGCCCGTGAACGGTTTAAAGATGATCCTGATATGCAGTTGAAAATTAAATTAATTGGTAGACGAACCAAATTTGCACGTAATTATAATCTACCAACGGTTGATGAAGTTGCAGCACTTATTGTTGGTGATATCAATGTATCTTCCTTTGACGAAAGGGATATATTAATTGAGAGTCACGTTGAAGGATTAAAAAGAATCTCTGAGCTTCATCCTGAATATTTAGCTCTACAATATCCACTTCTGTTTATTTATGCAGAAGATGGGTACCGTGCAGACATACTTCATCGTGATGTCGATGTCTACGAGCATACCACATGGAAGAAAAAAAGGGTTACTATGCGTGAATTTTTTGCATATAAACTTCAGGAACGTGCTGTACCCACACTTGTGCACTTGGGTCGTAAGTTGTATCAACAATTCGTAGTAGATGCTTACACTATGATTGAGGCAGAAAGAATATCATACATAAGGAAGAATCAAAATATTCTAAGAGCTGATACTTTCACCAACATAATGAATGCATCGTTATCGGGTAATGCGGTGAATAGTATGATGGGCAATATGATAAAACTTCCTTTCTCATTCACGGGTAGTGCTAGATATATGATTGAGAATTATCGTGATGCTATGGCACTTTGTCGTGTATTTGGCTATCCCGACTTATTTTTAACTTTTACATGTAATCCAAAGTGTCCCGAAATCACAAGAGAATTGGACGGTACAGGTTTTAAACCAGAAGACAAATATGCTTTGTGTGCAAGGATGTTTAAAATGAAGCTCGACCAACTGATGAAAGATATAAGGAAAAAAAAGATTTTTGGTACTTTGAAAGCAG aaGTCTATACCGTGGAATTTCAAAAACGTGGTTTGCCTCATGCTCATATATGCTTATTCCTTGATGAAAGAAGCAAAATGCCACAACTAGAAGATGTAGATAAGTATATATGCGCTGAAATACCGGATGAAATCAACAAACCAGAACTGTATCAACTCGTGTCAGATTTAATGATACACGGCCCTTGTGGGGACAAGAATCCATCGTGCCAATGCACCGATACAGAAACCAAAAAATGTACAAAAAGGTTTCCAAAACCTTTCTCGGATGTCACAAAAACTGATCAAGACGGTTATCCAATCTACAGAATAAGGAATGACGGAAGAACGGTCAGAAAACAAGGTCACGATTTGGATAACAGCTGTGTGGTACCTTATAACCCTCAACTACTTAAAATGTACCAAGCACATCTCAATGTAGAGTGGTGTAACCAAATAGGTTCAATTCGATATTTGTTCAAATATATCAACAAAG CCATGTGGAGAATTTTCTCATTCGATATACATCATCATCGCCCATCAGTTATAAGACTGCTGTTCCATTTTGAAGGAGAACACCAAatcatttttgatgaagatgaagtaATAGAACAAGTATTAGAAAAACCATCTGTGAATACATCAATGTTTCTTGAATGGATGAAGTGTAATGGGTGCAACCAACAAGCACGTCAGTTGACTTACGTTGATTTCCCGACAAAGTTCATTTGGGACAAAGACAACAGGGTGTGGAAGTTGCGTAAAAGGAAAACCGGTGCAATTGGGCGTATTCATCATGTCTCACCAGCTGCTG GTCCAACTTCGTATGAAGAAATCAGGACGGTAAATGGTATCCTATTTGATAACTTCAAAGATGCTTGCTACCATTTAGGTTTATTGGATGATGATAACGAGTATACAGAAGCTATTAAAGAGGCTTTTTTTGGGGAGG GAACAAAAATTGGGATCGAACTTTTGAAAGATTTAACTTTACAAGAGATCGAAAGACTACTTCAACGTAATAGTAGTTCATTGAGAAATTTTAGTTCAATGCCTTTCACATATTATAATACAAGGAATATTTCTGAAAACCATCTTATTATAGATGAGCTCTCCTACGACAAAAGTACACTTGAAGTTGAACATGCAGATTTCATTACCAAGTTAACAACAGAACAAAAGGATGCATATGATCGGATAATAAAAGCTGTTGATGAAGGCACAGGAGCTGTGTTCTTTTTGTACAGTTATGGTGGTACTGGAAAAACATTTCTCTGGAAAACACTAACAGCTGCATTACGAAGTAAAGGAGAAATTGTTTTAAATGTTGCAACAAGTGGTATTGCAGCTTTATTGTTATCTGGAGGTCGGACAGCTCATTCACGTTTTAGAATACCACTTCAACCGACAGATGAGTCCTTTTGTACTATTAAGTCGGACAGCAATTTGGCTGAGCTCATTAGGAGGGCGAAACTTATTATTTGGGATGAGGCCCCGATGGTGAACAAGATGTGTGTTGAAGCATTGGATTGGTCTTTTCGTGATATATGCCGACAAATCAATCCTCATAGCATAGCATGGATACTCTATTTGGGGGTAAAATTGTTGTGTTTGGTGGTGATTTTCGACAAATTTTACCGATCATTCAAAAGGGTACAAGACAAGATATAA
- the LOC139888821 gene encoding uncharacterized protein: MAASLNSSYLWDYVTVLKLTVNVRLGGLGTSSTDADTRKFAEWILEIGNGNVGESEDGVFDIEIPQDLLITDSVDPIGSMISNIYPEYLLNLANLHYYQQRAILAPTHEVVDIINDRMMHCMEGEERSYLSSDSKCASQRDTDFNSELYNTDFLNSIEVGGLPKHNLRLKVGVPVMLLRNVDQAGGLRNGTRLQVIELGERMIKAKILTGSNMRMITAISRMLIVPTDKRIPFKFQRRQYPLSVCFTMTINKSQGQSLEHVGLFLPTGL, translated from the coding sequence ATGGCTGCATCACTCAATTCCTCCTATTTGTGGGATTATGTTACTGTTTTGAAACTTACAGTTAACGTGAGATTAGGTGGTCTTGGTACGTCTTCAACTGATGCCGATACTAGAAAGTTTGCTGAATGGATACTAGAAATAGGCAATGGTAATGTCGGTGAATCCGAAGACGGAGTTTTTGATATTGAGATTCCACAAGATCTTTTGATAACAGATTCTGTTGATCCAATCGGTTCTATGATCTCAAATATTTATCCAGAATATCTTCTTAATCTTGCCAATCTACATTATTATCAACAACGTGCTATTCTTGCTCCAACTCATGAAGTTGTGGACATCATTAATGATAGAATGATGCATTGTATGGAAGGTGAAGAAAGGTCCTATTTGAGTTCAGATAGTAAATGTGCTTCACAAAGAGACACTGACTTTAATTCTGAACTATACAATACTGATTTCTTAAATAGTATTGAAGTTGGTGGATTACCAAAGCACAATCTAAGGCTGAAAGTTGGTGTACCAGTTATGTTACTTCGAAATGTTGATCAAGCAGGAGGTCTGCGTAATGGTACAAGGTTACAAGTTATTGAATTAGGGGAAAGAATGATCAAAGCCAAAATTTTAACCGGTTCAAATATGAGAATGATAACAGCTATATCACGTATGCTAATTGTTCCTACGGACAAGAGAATACCTTTCAAATTCCAAAGAAGACAATATCCGTTGTCGGTGTGCTTTACAATGACCATAAATAAAAGTCAAGGACAATCATTGGAGCATGTCGGTTTATTTCTTCCAACCGGTCTTTAG